The stretch of DNA GGTTGACAAAAGAAATAAAACTCAATCCCCAGAAAATAGCAGGCAGTATGATCGGCAATTTTCCTGAGGCGAGGAAAATAATGGTAAAAAGCAAGGCAAAAATAGTTGAGAAGACACTCGATAAAACTTCTGGAATACTAAATGGTTGTTGAATCGTGATATCCAAATCATCTTTAAAATGGAAAATATCAATGCCTTCAGGTCTGATAATTTCTTGTTTTATTTTCTCTTTTGTTAAAAAACTAGCCACCTCTTTATGAAAGGGAAAGACGGCATGGCAATGATTACATTTAGCAATTTTATCATTGATATTGATGTTATCAGCAGGAACGTCTGTGTGACAAGACGGGCAGGCTATTTTTTTGTAATTGCTGGTATATTCCGGCTTTAAATCATTCAGTTCCAGTTTGTATTTTTCAATGGGCTCATGTCTCATAACGGTAAAGCTATTTTGTCCTGTAAAGATGATTGATTTTAGATTCCACCACTTTTCTAATTGATCGCCTCGATAAAGGTCTCCAAAGTATAAAATTCAATGCTTTTAAAAAACCAAGTACCTCCCTTTGATTGGGATATGTATAAAAATGAGCATTTCTTGCTTTTTATCGTCCAAAACTATCATAATACCGCTCTGCGTGTTGTTCGTAGCGCTTGATTAGATCGGCATTTTTTCTTTCAATGTCAGTTAAGTCATTGCGAATATCGGTTGATACGGGCATATACCAGTCCACCATTTTATCAAAGATAAACCTCATCTTCCTATTTTTAAAAGAGTAGCCATGACGAGCATAGATCGCATTTCGAATCACTTCCAAATCACCCTTATACATGTTTTCCACTTCTTCTTTTTTCAATAGCCGCTTGGAAGCATTGAGCGACAACACATCTTCCGTAAGCAGTTCTTCTTGGTCTGCATACTTTGGGTACTTTTCATATAGATTGGACCAGCCTACATCTTCGGGGAGTTCCAAATTAGGATCATAGGAGAACGCCCTTTTATCCAGTGTAAATTCTCGTTCCGACACAGGTAATTTGGGATCATTGGCTTTCCACTCGCCTGAAATGACCATCGTTTGTGGAAAAATAGTGAACG from Saprospiraceae bacterium encodes:
- a CDS encoding YARHG domain-containing protein: MNKWVFIFSLLLLQACGDSSASQQAGDHSEAAEEHEAIKADQSQIEEVSEDAKADEKPFPSENQSALGLYVGDFIAKAYDEEKDYVHFNKITIAIDSIGEKNIFGHSVVAGNNRPFSGPYEYSGINLVVTGKEPGDDRYDGVFSFTIFPQTMVISGEWKANDPKLPVSEREFTLDKRAFSYDPNLELPEDVGWSNLYEKYPKYADQEELLTEDVLSLNASKRLLKKEEVENMYKGDLEVIRNAIYARHGYSFKNRKMRFIFDKMVDWYMPVSTDIRNDLTDIERKNADLIKRYEQHAERYYDSFGR